TGCGCCTGCGATCGATATTCGCACTGAAAAGTTTCTGTTGGATGTAGAACCGGACGGATATACCTCGGTTATGGTGCCTTCTAATGCATCGTTGGGCAATGCATCTACTCTAACACTCACAGACTGGCCCTTGCTGATTTTGGCCATATACTGCTCGGAGACATCACCCTTGAAGTAAACACTGTTCAAATCAACTATCGAAGCAAGTTCCTGCCCGGCAGATACGACATTACCCGGATCGACGCTGCGAGAAGAAACGACTCCCGATATCGGAGACTTGATATACGTGTTTCCAAGCTCGCGCCTTGCAGTATCGACGGCTGCCTTTGCCTGCAGGACAGTTGCCTTGGCAGCTGTGACCTCTTTTTCCTTGACTCTTACCTGAGCAGCATTTGCTTTGGCATCGATCAGCTCTCCCTGGGCTACATCGACATTCGACTGAGCGGCATTGACGTCTTCCTTTCGGCCGCCCTCATCGATTATGGAAAGGTCTTCGACTGCGCTGTTGTAATTGGCTTTCGCGACCAGATAATTGGCTTTTTTGACGTCGTAATCGGACTGAGAGACAGACCCCCGCTTGAGCAGGCGTTCATAGCGCTTGTAATCCGCTTCTGCCTGATCCAGTTCGGCCTTGGCTGAGTTGACCTTGTTTTGAGCCACTCTGCGCTCCTGTGAGCGAGAAGGCTGCTTTGCAAGCACAAGTTTGTTCTGTGCCGACTTCAAGGAAGCCTGAGCATTCCTGATTGCTGTCTGGGTCTGGATTTTTGTGACGTCAAGATTTGTGACTGCCTGTTCCAGTTTTGCCTTGGCGGACTCCAGGCTGGCCTGGGCAGTCTCAAGATTGTCCTCGGCGTCTCCCTGGTCCAAGACCGCAACGACTTCACCTCTGGAGACTCTGTCGCCCTCACGGATGTTTATCGACATCAATCTGCCGGAAATTTTTGGAGAAATAACTGCGCTGTTAAGTGCGCTCAGGTCGCCGGTGATTTGCACGGTATCGTCCATATCGCCGCGTATTACAGCGGCTGTCTGAACAGGCACACCGCTCTTCTGCCAGATTTCCTGAGTTGTGGGAGCGGGAGCTTTAGGCTTT
The DNA window shown above is from bacterium and carries:
- a CDS encoding efflux RND transporter periplasmic adaptor subunit, whose product is MKRNIPVIVTLAIIIVALLAVAAVRKPKAPAPTTQEIWQKSGVPVQTAAVIRGDMDDTVQITGDLSALNSAVISPKISGRLMSINIREGDRVSRGEVVAVLDQGDAEDNLETAQASLESAKAKLEQAVTNLDVTKIQTQTAIRNAQASLKSAQNKLVLAKQPSRSQERRVAQNKVNSAKAELDQAEADYKRYERLLKRGSVSQSDYDVKKANYLVAKANYNSAVEDLSIIDEGGRKEDVNAAQSNVDVAQGELIDAKANAAQVRVKEKEVTAAKATVLQAKAAVDTARRELGNTYIKSPISGVVSSRSVDPGNVVSAGQELASIVDLNSVYFKGDVSEQYMAKISKGQSVSVRVDALPNDALEGTITEVYPSGSTSNRNFSVRISIAGASNKIKPGMFATGEVLAGRLCNILMVPKDAVNDQEGTQSVFVIGKDNIAKKHIISILKTDRNYAQVSLPTDLKVGDMVATQGRKNLKDGSKVERHDGGGASDVAN